A single region of the Epinephelus moara isolate mb chromosome 16, YSFRI_EMoa_1.0, whole genome shotgun sequence genome encodes:
- the ttpal gene encoding alpha-tocopherol transfer protein-like, translating into MSNASPASPSQSMADQHESIDLTSPSVDPSAAAGHSWFPGPPPPMYSCTLTPELVHKAREELQEKPEWRLRDVQALRDMILKEQPNLRTRLDDAFLLRFLRARKFDYDRALQLLLNYHAGRKAWPEVFQDLKPSTVKHVLDLGFLTVLPQPDPNGRYILCLRPGKWKPNDYPFVDNVRAIYLTLEKLIQPEETQVNGIVILADYTGVGMSQASNPGPFLAKKVVSILQDGFPIRIKAVNIINEPRIFKGIFAIIKPFLKEKMAERYILHGSDLRSLHRNIPRSVLPEEYGGTAGQLDLCAWSRVLLDCEEEFIVEFCQPDPLEGVVLPDSMLFEGAQASGQDDDTFRGLRSQLYYCY; encoded by the exons ATGTCCAACGCATCTCCGG CTTCACCCAGCCAGTCCATGGCCGATCAGCATGAGTCCATCGATCTCACCTCTCCTTCAGTGGACCcgtcagcagctgcaggacaCAGCTGGTTCCCTGGGCCCCCTCCACCCATGTATTCCTGCACCCTGACCCCTGAGCTGGTGCACAAGGCACGGGAGGAGCTCCAGGAGAAGCCAGAGTGGCGCCTGCGGGATGTCCAAGCACTGAGAGACATGATACTGAAG GAGCAGCCCAATCTCAGGACCAGGCTGGATGACGCTTTTCTCCTGCGCTTCCTGCGGGCCAGGAAGTTCGACTATGACCGTgccctgcagctgctgcttaaCTACCACGCAGGCCGAAAGGCTTGGCCGGAAGTGTTCCAGGACCTGAAGCCATCCACAGTGAAACACGTCCTGGACTTGGGTTTCCTCACAGTCCTGCCACAGCCGGACCCCAACGGGAGATACATCCTCTGTCTGCGGCCAG GAAAATGGAAACCGAATGATTATCCATTTGTTGACAATGTGAGGGCCATTTATCTGACTCTGGAGAAGCTGATCCAGCCGGAGGAAACGCAGGTGAACGGTATCGTCATCTTAGCCGACTACACCGGAGTGGGCATGTCACAGGCGTCCAATCCAGGCCCGTTCCTCGCCAAAAAAGTTGTGAGCATCCTCCAG GACGGTTTCCCAATCAGAATCAAGGCCGTTAACATAATAAACGAGCCCAGGATTTTCAAAGGCATCTTCGCTATAATTAAGCCTTTTCTGAAGGAGAAGATGGCAGAGAGG TACATCCTCCATGGCTCAGACTTGCGCTCTCTGCACCGGAACATCCCACGGTCGGTTCTGCCGGAGGAGTATGGCGGCACTGCGGGCCAGCTGGACTTATGTGCGTGGTCGAGAGTGCTTCTGGACTGTGAGGAGGAATTTATAGTGGAGTTCTGCCAGCCGGATCCACTAGAGGGCGTGGTGCTCCCAGACTCCATGCTGTTTGAAGGAGCGCAGGCCAGCGGGCAGGATGACGACACCTTCAGGGGGCTGCGCTCTCAACTCTACTACTGTTACTGA